Below is a window of Oryctolagus cuniculus unplaced genomic scaffold, mOryCun1.1 SCAFFOLD_89, whole genome shotgun sequence DNA.
tgtaggttctgatGTGGTTCCGGAACTTGCATTTGTATTGTCGGCATTGTCACAGGACTCTGATGTggttccggagtctgtgtttgtctgtttgtgtgtggCATAGTCACGAGACTCTGATGTGGTCCcggagtctgcatttgtaggttctgatGTGGTTCCGGAACTTGCATTTGTATTGTCGGCATTGTCACAGGACTCTGATGTggttccggagtctgtgtttgtctgtttgtgtgtggCATAGTCGCGAGACTCTGATGTGGTCCcggagtctgcatttgtaggttctgatGTGGTTCTGGAACTTGCATTTGTATTGTCGGCATTGTCACAGGACTCTGATGTggttccggagtctgtgtttgtctgtttgtgtgtggCATAGTCGCGAGACTCTGAAGTGGTCCcggagtctgcatttgtaggttctgatGTGGTTCCGGAACTTGCATTTGTATTGTCGGCATTGTCACAGGACTCTGATGTggttccggagtctgtgtttgtctgtttgtgtgtggCATAGTCGCGAGACTCTGAAGtggtcccagagtctgcatttgtaggttctgaagtggttccggaacttgcattcgtatctgtgtctgtgtgtcagtgtggttCTCGGATCCCATCTGGGACTCTGTAGGGGGGCAGGCTCCCCACCTCTGTAGGAACGAAGTGGTCGCTCCCGCAGGCGTGAGGCCGAtgttccatttttgtcttttttgttttgttcagtgcCTTTTTGTGAGTctctttggtgtttgtttttggctatttgtatttacCTTTCTGAAATTCAGACAATGGGACGGATTTAGACAACTCTTAGAAAGGGAGACTAACCACCCTTTGTTCTGCAGATTGGCCTACCTTTAAAGTAGGATGGGCGCCTAAGGGCACCCTTGACATCCTGGTCTGGCAAGATCTGGTAAAAACTCCCTTTCCTGGTTAAAGCCTCTTTTACTCCCTCAGAAACAACcttcaaaaaaagattttagtcATCCAGGACCGTCCCAGCAAAGCAGATAAAACAAACTAAGACTTCAGCCTCGGCGCCGCTCTATTCTGTTTTACAGGGCGACTCTGAAGATTTGATTTTCCCTCCTCCCTACCAgccgcccggccctggctgtggggccggCAGCCGGGGCCACAGGAGGGGCTAAGAGAAgcagctccccaggggccagcagatcCCTCCACTTTCCcttcacaggcagcagggaaACCCCTGCTGTGTCATTAGCAAGTGCTGAAACCCCCTGTGTGTTCAAACAAAGCTGGCCCTTTGAGCCTCAACCTGCAGGActcagctggggcccaggaatggTAGGCGGAGGATGGGAAGGCGCGCCTCCTGACTTATTCCTCAGGATCCTAACTCCCCGAGCCATACCCGTCCCCCCAGACTGACTCCCCATGGCCGACCAAATGGGGCAAATGGATGGATCTCCTGGACTTCAGGACCCGGTAAGTCACCCTGGGGCACTCAGTACTCAGGCCCGCCTTTGTGCGGAAGGGGGGGCTTctgttgcccctctaccagggaCCTGCCTGGTGTCTGCAATGGAAAACAGCGTGTGTGTGGTGTAAATGTGTTTGTGGCTCCACGGCCCTGCAGCTACAGAGTCTAAATGGGCCATAACCTGCAGCTCCGTGTTCACCAGGCGGGCGAAGCAATCTCACTCCGGATCAGTGCCTGTTCCGGAGGTCTTTATCTCTTGTTTTGTACAACCAAGGGGGACACATTATGGGAAAATTCCATTCAGAACCAACTGTTCTAAACTgtataataaaaactttaaaaatgttgtcttaatttaaaaattcttaacaggTTATTCCAAAATATAAATGGGCTtttatcagctcttttctgtgctgctgtccctgacttagCTGATAAGAGTTTCATTTGTCTTGAAGGtttcatgtttttctatttgtaGTACTGAGACTacgttgtttatctgtttttaatgtttgagtgattacccaactgatcaa
It encodes the following:
- the LOC138848111 gene encoding sericin-2-like: PTNADSGTTSESRDYATHKQTNTDSGTTSESCDNADNTNASSGTTSEPTNADSGTTSESRDYATHKQTNTDSGTTSESCDNADNTNASSRTTSEPTNADSGTTSESRDYATHKQTNTDSGTTSESCDNADNTNASSGTTSEPTNADSGTTSESRDYATHKQTNTDSGTTSESCDNADNTNASSGTTSEPTNADSGTTSESRDNATHKQTNTDSGTTSESCDNAGNTKCVPRGCSVVASRHVCHPTSTVPARNRFRPEPDTETEMHVHRVPIL